The following coding sequences are from one Triticum aestivum cultivar Chinese Spring chromosome 5A, IWGSC CS RefSeq v2.1, whole genome shotgun sequence window:
- the LOC123102769 gene encoding fructose-bisphosphate aldolase, chloroplastic, with protein MASATLLKSSFLPKKAEWGVARQVAAPRVSMVVRAGAYDDELVKTAKTIASPGRGILAMDESNATCGKRLDSIGLENTEANRQAFRTLLVSVPGLGNHISGAILFEETLYQSTVDGKKIVDILVEQGIVPGIKVDKGLVPLTGSNDESWCQGLDGLASREAAYYQQGARFAKWRTVVSIPNGPSELAVKEAAWGLARYAAISQDNGLVPIVEPEILLDGEHGIERTFEVAQKVWAETFYQMAQNNVMFEGILLKPSMVTPGAECKDRATPEQVADYTLKLLSRRVPPAVPGIMFLSGGQSEVEATLNLNAMNQGPNPWHVSFSYARALQNTCLKTWGGRPENVKAAQEALLLRAKANSLAQLGKYTSDGEAAEAKEGMFVKNYSY; from the exons atGGCATCTGCTACTCTCCTCAAGTCCTCCTTCCTCCCCAAGAAGGCCGAATGGGGCGTCGCGCGCCAGGTCGCCGCCCCGAGGGTGTCCATGGTCGTCCGCGCCGGCGCCTACGACGATGAGCTCGTCAAGACCGCG AAAACCATCGCGTCGCCGGGGCGCGGCATCCTGGCCATGGACGAGTCCAACGCCACCTGCGGGAAGCGCCTCGACTCGATCGGCCTGGAGAACACAGAGGCGAACCGGCAGGCGTTCCGCACGCTGCTGGTCTCCGTCCCTGGCCTCGGCAACCACATCTCCGGCGCCATCCTCTTCGAGGAGACGCTCTACCAGTCCACCGTCGACGGCAAGAAGATCGTCGACATCCTGGTGGAGCAGGGCATCGTGCCCGGGATCAAGGTGGACAAGGGCCTGGTGCCGCTCACCGGCTCCAACGACGAGTCTTGGTGCCAGGGTCTCGACGGCCTCGCCTCCCGGGAGGCCGCCTACTACCAGCAGGGCGCCCGCTTCGCCAAGTGGCGCACCGTGGTCAGCATCCCCAACGGCCCCTCCGAGCTGGCTGTCAAGGAGGCCGCATGGGGCCTCGCCCGCTACGCCGCCATCTCGCAGGACAACGGTCTGGTGCCCATCGTGGAGCCGGAGATCCTGCTGGACGGGGAGCACGGCATCGAGCGCACCTTCGAGGTGGCGCAGAAGGTGTGGGCCGAGACCTTCTACCAGATGGCCCAGAACAACGTCATGTTCGAGGGCATCTTGCTCAAACCCAGCATGGTCACCCCCGGCGCCGAGTGCAAGGACAGGGCCACGCCGGAGCAGGTCGCCGACTACACCCTCAAGCTCCTCAGCCGCCGCGTGCCGCCCGCCGTCCCCGGCATTATGTTCCTGTCGGGAGGGCAGTCCGAGGTGGAGGCCACGCTCAACCTCAACGCCATGAACCAGGGGCCCAACCCGTGGCACGTCTCCTTCTCCTACGCCAGGGCGCTGCAGAACACGTGCCTCAAGACGTGGGGCGGCCGGCCGGAGAAcgtcaaggcggcgcaggaggcgcTGCTGCTGCGTGCCAAGGCCAACTCACTCGCGCAGCTCGGAAAGTACACCAGCGACGGCGAAGCCGCCGAGGCCAAGGAGGGCATGTTCGTCAAGAACTACAGCTACTAA